A genomic segment from Panulirus ornatus isolate Po-2019 chromosome 7, ASM3632096v1, whole genome shotgun sequence encodes:
- the LOC139749425 gene encoding putative postmeiotic segregation increased 2-like protein 3 isoform X1: MECETLSEEIIHGDAATSEDAKCIKAIDKTTVHRICSGQVVLTLATAVKELVENSLDAGSTSVEVRLREHGITLLEVSDNGKGVEDCNFEGLNKHVIN, from the exons ATGGAGTGTGAAACCTTAAGTGAAG AGATTATTCATGGGGATGCAGCGACTTCTGAAGATGCCAAATGTATCAAGGCAATAGATAAGACCACTGTTCACCGGATCTGTTCAGGTCAG GTTGTGCTGACACTCGCCACGGCTGTTAAAGAGCTTGTTGAGAACAGTCTAGATGCAGGTTCTACAAGTGTGGAAGTGCGTCTCCGAGAGCATGGTATCACTCTCTTGGAAGTTTCAGATAATGGGAAAGGAGTAGAAGACTGCAATTTTGAAGGCTTAA ATAAACATGTCATTAATTAG
- the LOC139749425 gene encoding putative postmeiotic segregation increased 2-like protein 3 isoform X2, whose product MRYCQIIHGDAATSEDAKCIKAIDKTTVHRICSGQVVLTLATAVKELVENSLDAGSTSVEVRLREHGITLLEVSDNGKGVEDCNFEGLNKHVIN is encoded by the exons ATGAGATATTGTC AGATTATTCATGGGGATGCAGCGACTTCTGAAGATGCCAAATGTATCAAGGCAATAGATAAGACCACTGTTCACCGGATCTGTTCAGGTCAG GTTGTGCTGACACTCGCCACGGCTGTTAAAGAGCTTGTTGAGAACAGTCTAGATGCAGGTTCTACAAGTGTGGAAGTGCGTCTCCGAGAGCATGGTATCACTCTCTTGGAAGTTTCAGATAATGGGAAAGGAGTAGAAGACTGCAATTTTGAAGGCTTAA ATAAACATGTCATTAATTAG